The Salvia miltiorrhiza cultivar Shanhuang (shh) chromosome 1, IMPLAD_Smil_shh, whole genome shotgun sequence genome has a window encoding:
- the LOC130988356 gene encoding beta-amyrin 28-monooxygenase-like: MELFYVSLLSAFVVGVSLSLHFLFFKDKPAAAGLPPGRTGWPVVGESLEFLSTGWKGHPEKFIFDRIARYSSSVFRTHLLGERAAVFCGAAGNKFLFSNENKLVRAWWPASVDKVFPSSSASSSSQEEAIKMRRMLPNFFKPEALQRYVGIMDHIAQRHFADSWDGNKEVVVFPLTKNYTFWLACRLFVSVEDPAHVEKFSEPFSQLASGLISIPVDLPGTPFNKAIKASNFIRKELVAIIKQRKLDLADGTASPTQDILSHMLLTSDETGKFMHELDIADKILGLLIGGHDTASSACAFVVKYLAELPHIYQGVYKEQTEIANSKKEGELLNWEDIQKMKYSWNVACEVLRLAPPLQGAFREALSDFMYNGFTIPKGWKIYWSANSTHINPDVFPDPKKFDPSRFEGTGPAPYTFVPFGGGPRMCPGKEYARLEILVFMHHLVRRFRWEKIIPDEKIVVNPMPIPAKGLPVRLYPHKD, translated from the exons ATGGAGCTCTTCTACGTCTCCCTCCTCTCCGCCTTCGTGGTGGGCGTCTCCCTCTCCCTCCACTTCCTCTTCTTCAAGGACAAACCTGCAGCCGCCGGGCTCCCCCCCGGCCGCACCGGGTGGCCCGTGGTGGGCGAGAGCCTCGAGTTCCTCTCCACGGGCTGGAAGGGCCACCCGGAGAAGTTCATCTTCGACCGCATCGCCCGCTACTCCTCCTCCGTCTTCCGCACCCACCTCCTGGGCGAACGCGCCGCCGTCTTCTGCGGCGCCGCGGGCAACAAGTTCCTCTTCTCGAACGAGAACAAGCTGGTGCGCGCGTGGTGGCCGGCCTCGGTCGACAAGGTGTTCCCCTCCTCGTCGGCGTCGTCGTCCTCGCAGGAGGAGGCCATCAAGATGCGGCGGATGCTCCCCAACTTCTTCAAGCCGGAGGCCCTGCAGCGCTACGTGGGGATCATGGACCACATCGCGCAGCGCCACTTCGCCGACAGCTGGGACGGCAACAAGGAAGTCGTCGTCTTCCCGCTCACCAAGAACTACACCTTCTGGCTGGCCTGCAGGCTGTTCGTGAGCGTCGAGGATCCCGCCCACGTCGAGAAGTTCTCCGAGCCCTTCAGCCAGCTGGCGTCGGGGCTCATCTCCATCCCCGTCGATCTGCCCGGCACGCCCTTCAACAAGGCCATCAAGGCCTCCAACTTTATCAGGAAGGAGCTCGTCGCCATCATCAAGCAGCGCAAACTCGACCTCGCCGACGGCACCGCCTCCCCCACGCAGGATATCCTCTCCCACATGCTGCTCACCAGCGACGAGACTGGCAAATTCATGCACGAGCTCGACATCGCCGATAAGATTCTAGGGTTGCTCATTGGGGGCCACGACACAGCTAGCTCTGCATGCGCCTTCGTTGTTAAGTATCTCGCTGAGCTGCCTCACATTTATCAAGGAGTCTACAAGG AACAAACGGAAATTGCGAATTCGAAGAAGGAAGGAGAATTGCTGAATTGGGAAGATatccaaaaaatgaaatattcaTGGAATGTAGCATGTGAGGTTTTAAGACTTGCGCCGCCTCTTCAGGGCGCTTTCAGAGAAGCCCTATCAGATTTCATGTATAACGGCTTCACTATCCCCAAGGGCTGGAAG ATCTATTGGAGCGCAAACTCAACCCACATAAATCCGGACGTCTTCCCGGACCCTAAGAAGTTCGACCCGTCAAGATTCGAGGGAACGGGCCCCGCCCCGTACACGTTCGTCCCGTTCGGGGGCGGGCCGAGGATGTGCCCCGGCAAAGAGTACGCCCGATTGGAGATCTTGGTGTTCATGCACCACCTAGTGAGGAGATTCCGGTGGGAGAAAATCATTCCCGATGAGAAAATCGTTGTAAATCCGATGCCCATTCCGGCCAAGGGATTGCCTGTTCGTCTTTACCCTCACAAAGATTGA
- the LOC130988372 gene encoding beta-amyrin 28-monooxygenase-like, giving the protein MEVLYMSLFCLFVLSSLYFLFYKTKAGARLPPGRTGWPVIGESLEFLSTGWKGHPEKFIFDRMAKYSPTVFRTHLLGERAAVFCGAAGNKFLFSNENKLVQAWWPASVDKIFPSSTQTSSKEEAIKMRKMLPNILKPEALHRYVEIMDHIARRHFADGWDNKKEVVVFPLAKNYTFWLACRLFVSIEDPAQVQKFAEPFNLLASGLISIPIDLPGTPFNKGIKASNFVRKELVAIIKQRKLDLADGKASPTQDILSHMLLATDDSGKSMHELDIADKILGLLIGGHDTASSACAFIVKYLAELPHIYDRVYHEQMEIARCKAAGELLKWEDVQKMKYSWNVACEVMRMAPPLQGAFREALTDFTYNGFSIPKGWKLYWSANSTHKNPEYFAEPMKFEPARFEGSGPAPYTFVPFGGGPRMCPGKEYARLEILVFMHHLVTRFKWEMLIPNETIVVDPMPIPAKGLPVRLFPHRS; this is encoded by the coding sequence ATGGAAGTCTTGTACATGTCTCTCTTCTGCCTCTTTGTGCTCTCATCCCTCTACTTCCTCTTCTACAAGACGAAAGCGGGGGCCCGGCTGCCCCCGGGCAGGACGGGCTGGCCCGTGATCGGGGAGAGCCTCGAGTTCCTCTCCACCGGCTGGAAGGGCCACCCGGAGAAGTTCATCTTCGACCGGATGGCCAAGTACTCCCCCACCGTGTTCCGCACCCACCTCCTGGGCGAGCGCGCCGCCGTCTTCTGCGGCGCCGCCGGCAACAAGTTCCTCTTCTCCAATGAAAACAAGCTCGTGCAGGCGTGGTGGCCGGCCTCCGTGGACAAGATCTTCCCCTCCTCCACCCAAACCTCCTCCAAAGAAGAGGCCATCAAGATGAGGAAAATGCTCCCCAACATCCTCAAACCCGAAGCCCTCCACCGCTACGTCGAGATCATGGACCACATCGCGCGCCGCCACTTCGCCGACGGCTGGGATAACAAGAAGGAGGTGGTCGTCTTCCCCCTCGCCAAGAACTACACCTTCTGGCTTGCCTGCCGCCTCTTCGTCAGCATTGAGGATCCGGCTCAAGTCCAAAAATTTGCCGAGCCATTCAATCTGTTAGCGTCTGGTTTGATCTCCATCCCCATCGATCTGCCCGGCACTCCCTTCAACAAGGGCATCAAGGCCTCCAACTTCGTGAGGAAGGAGCTCGTCGCCATCATCAAGCAGCGCAAACTCGACCTCGCCGACGGCAAGGCCTCCCCCACGCAGGATATCCTCTCCCACATGCTGCTCGCCACCGACGACAGCGGCAAGTCCATGCACGAGCTCGACATCGCCGACAAGATTCTAGGGCTGCTCATCGGGGGCCACGACACCGCTAGCTCCGCCTGTGCCTTCATCGTCAAGTACCTCGCGGAGCTCCCGCATATCTACGACCGCGTCTACCACGAGCAAATGGAGATCGCGAGATGTAAAGCGGCGGGGGAGTTGCTCAAGTGGGAGGATGTGCAGAAGATGAAGTACTCGTGGAACGTGGCGTGCGAGGTGATGCGAATGGCGCCGCCGCTGCAGGGGGCGTTCAGGGAAGCCCTGACGGACTTCACGTACAACGGGTTCTCCATCCCGAAAGGGTGGAAGCTGTACTGGAGCGCCAACTCGACGCACAAGAATCCTGAGTACTTCGCGGAGCCGATGAAGTTCGAGCCGGCGCGGTTCGAGGGGTCGGGGCCGGCGCCGTACACGTTCGTGCCGTTCGGAGGGGGGCCGAGGATGTGCCCCGGGAAGGAATACGCGAGGCTGGAGATACTGGTGTTCATGCACCATCTGGTCACCAGATTTAAATGGGAGATGCTGATTCCCAACGAGACCATTGTGGTGGACCCCATGCCTATTCCTGCTAAGGGTCTCCCTGTTCGTCTCTTCCCTCACCGATCTTGA